CCCGTGAGCGGGCCCTTGCTGCGGTATGGCGAAGGATGCCGACATCGTAAAGATGGTCTCGCCGTACTGGACCGCCCGAATTCGTCTGGTACTGAAGGACCGGCCGTCGCGAGGTCTATCCACCATGTAGACAATGTGATCCGTGGTGCGCCCGGGTCGTAAGAAGTAGGCATGAAGCGAATGAACTCGTCGTTCCGGGTCTGGCACCGTTCTGCCAGCAGCCACGAGCGCTTGTGCGGCAACTTGTCCGCCGAAGGCCCGCAGGGGCGATCCCGAGTGGCACCAGCCGGTGAAGATATCTCGGTCTACCTGCGTAAGGCTGAGTCGTGCCAGGAATTCTTCAGTATCTGGTTCCGGGGGGCGATCTGGGGTGCTGCGGTGCTCCACACTCTGACGCTAGCGGGGCAGGTAGGGGGAAGTCCCGCGAAGCCCGATCCCGGCCGCCGAAAGTTCAAGTGGCTGGTCGGCGGCTAGCTGGGCCGGAAAGCAGGGAATCTTCGGAGTTGAGGTAGCCGAGATTCTCTGTGCCTAGTCCGCAATACGGACCAATGTACGGCTAGTGAGGCGCCGCCATGTCGCAGTGTCGTCTAGTCTTCCCTGGAAAATCGGGTTACCGGCGACGCTTTGCTACCGTCAGGGGACGAACAGTAGTTGAGGCAAGATATTGGAAAGCGGCTGAATCGCCGAGTCACCGCCTCGCTATCGCCGAAATATGACTCTGAGGGGTGCTCATGGCTGAAGTTGAAACGACCCGGTTCCAACCGATCACGCTGGCAAATATCAGCAAAGCGCCGCAATGGGCCATGCTCGACGACGAGCTCCGCGAAGCAGTACAAGTAGTCGGACAAGTGCTGCCGTTCCGAACGAACAGCTACGTCATGGATGCGTTGATCGACTGGTCCCGGGTTCCGGACGACCCGATTTTCCAGTTGGTTTTCCCGCAACCCGGCATGCTGTCGGAGGAGAATTACCGGGCCGTCGCTGATCGACTGGCCTCCGGGGCTGCCCCGAAAGAGATCAAGGGCCTCGTTTCGGAAATCCGTGCTGAACTCAATCCACACCCCGCCGGGCAGCAAACTGACAACGTCCCGATGCTAGACGGGGAAGAGGTGCCAGGAGTCCAGCACAAATACCGGGAGACGATGTTGTTCTTCCCCTCACAGGGGCAGACTTGCCACGCCTACTGCACGTTCTGTTTCCGGTGGGCCCAGTTCGTCGGGGATCCGTCGTTGCGGTTCAAGAACAACGATGCTGAGCAGTTGTGCAACTACCTCGCCGAACACCGAGAGATTTCTGATCTGCTCTTCACCGGTGGCGATCCCATGATCATGAAAGCGAGTGTGTTCGCTCGCTATATTGATGCGCTGCTCGCCGATCCACGGCTAGAGCACGTACAAACCGTTCGGATCGGCACCAAGAGTGTGGGCTACTGGCCGCAGCGGTTCGTCAGTGATGATGATGCCGACGAGATGCTGGCCCTCTTTGATCGAATCGTGGCGAGTGGCCGCACGCTGGCTGTCATGGGTCACTACTCCCACCCGGTGGAACTGTCCACCGAGGTCTCACGCGCCGCTGTTTCTCGTATTCGCGCCACCGGCGCAAACATCAGGATGCAGAGCCCACTGATCCGGCATGTGAACGACGACGTCACTGCCTGGCAAGAGTTGTGGAAGACCGGCGTCCGGCTCGGATGTATTCCGTACTACATGTTTGTTGAGCGGGACACCGGTGCCCGGAACTATTTCGAGCTCCCACTGGTGGACTGCTGGAATACCTTCCGGGAGGCGTACTCGGGAGTCTCCGGCATCGCTCGTACTGTGCGTGGTCCGTCGATGTCGGCGTGGCCCGGCAAAGTACACGTGCTGGGAGTGCGTGACGTCGCAGGTGAGCAGGCGTTCGTTCTCGAATACTTGCAGTGCCGCAGGCCGGAACTGGTGAAGCAGCCGTTCTTCGCAAAGTTTGATCCCAATGCGACCTGGTTCGACCAACTGCAGCCGCTGAGTCCGGCTGACGCGCCGATGTTCCCGCAGAACTGGCCGAGTGAGCCTGAGCCGGTCAGGAACATCACTACGGAACTACCAGTACTGGTGAACTAGGCGTCGAGGCCAGCGGCGCCGCTGGCCTGAGCGCTGGTCGCTGATGCGCCTAGGTGCTGTCGGCTAGCAGGCAGGAACTCGAAGTTCTGGGGCATCCTCGAGCCAGCCCCTAGGGTCATATGCCTTGCCGTGGTACTTGGCTTCGAAGTGCAGGTGGGCTCCCGTCGACAAGCCGGTGCTTCCCACTTCCCCGATTAACTGGCCACGGCGAACTCGGTCACCAGTCTTCACAAGTAGTACCTGCTGATGGGCGTACGCGCTGGACAACCCCTTGCCGTGAGTGATCAGCGTGTAGTTGCCGTAGCCGCCATTTGAGCCAGCCTTTAGCACTATGCCGTCATCGACGGCGAAGATTGGTGTTCCACTAGGTGCGGTGATGTCGGCGCCGGCGTGGCACCGGACGTATCGCAGGATGGGGTGCAACCGCATACCTGCCTGGCTACTGATTTTTCCCTTGCCAGTGGGGAAGACCCAGTCACTCTTAGTTTCCAAATCGACCGGCGGAACTTTCTTGGTGGGGGCGATCTCGAGATTCACCGATTCCGCTAGCTCGAGTGCGGCGGCAACGTTTGCTTTGGCGCGATCGAGCCGGTTACGGGAGCGGTCGAGGATGTCCTCGGCCTCAGTTGCTAGATCGTTGGCGCGTTCCTGCGCGCGGAGTGCCTTGAGCCACTCCTCGTGCTTGTATCCAGCCACTGCGGCCGCAGTACCTGCTCCGCTAAGAACCTCTTGCGGTGATTCCGCTGCAAGCAAGGTAGCCAGCAGGTTCAAGTCATCGCCCCCGCTGGTGTAGGCCGCGCGAGCGATATTGCCCATATCGCGCCGGGATTCAGCAGCGCGCTTTGCCCAGCGTTCCGAGCGTTCATTGACCTGTTTCGCTGCCAGTTGATCCAGTCGGTAAGTGGCGCGGGCTTTCTCCAGTTTGATGCGAGCTTTATTGACTGCTAACTCGGCGGCCTTGCGTGCCTTAGCCTCGTCGATCCCTTGCCCGGCTCCGCTGCGATCGCCACGGAGGTTCTCGCCCTCAGCGGGGTTGTAGTTTTCTTCCGCATCATCGCTGTTCTTCGCAGCATCTTTGTTGCCGTTGGCCTGCTGACCTCGCCCGTCTGTCGACTCATCTTGATTATCGGTGGCTGCCGGCATCCCTGGCATTGTTGCCAACGGTGATGCCGGCTCGCCCTCAGCAGCGGGTGGCTCTTCAGCGGCTATTGCGGCGGGCGCGGCAGCAAGAAGGCCGATCGCGCAGCATAGCGCGACCGCGCTGCGATACCCGACCTTCACTGTTGACTCCTGGTGTGTGGGTGCCTCGAATGTCCAGGCACGAGCTCCAGAGTACGGGGTGCTGACTCTCGGCAGGTAGGGAATCCCAAAGGTGCTACTTGTCCGTAATTGCCCGATTGCTCTCTGTCAATCTTCCCGGCGTCTTCAGGCACAGTCATCCCCTTGCTCATTGCGGGCGGTTCTCGTTTGTTCGTGTGGAATAGGCCGATCGACGCTCGTGACTGCTAGGCCCAACGCCGACCAGGGGCGCTTTCGTTGTTCACCCCCGAGGCGTCGGGAACGTCGAATGTGAGCAGCCCCACCGAACTAGTGGTGACTGTCATTCTCGGCTCCTTCACACTCACACTCTGCGTAGTGATTCTGTTGCTCTGGGTATACCCACCTAGCCGGGACGTAAACGCTCATTACACGCGGCACGGTTGTTTTCGGTGTCGGGCTGCCGCTGGTCGCCTACTCTTTGTGTTGCGGTCGGTATCGGACGGGTCACGTGTTACTCCGTTGGTGGTCAGCCGCAGTCTCTGCGGGTAGCAGCCTCTCCAGTGACGTAAACTGATGCGGGTTGGCAGGGTTTGCGTATCGGGAGGAACTGAGCAGATGTCGTTCATGGGGCTTGCTAGTGCTGCGATCACGGCATCCCTGCTTGTCGCAGGAACTCCGGCCGTGGCTAGCCCATCGGCCGCTGACCGCGGGAGCGGACCTCCGTTGGCGGCGGCGGCGGCTGAGGGCCCCGATTCGTCGCAAGGCAACTACCTGGTCGAGTTAGCCTCCGACCCCCCCGATTCGATGCGCAGAGTGCTGAGAACGAGTGGAGTTTACGTCGATCCAGAGCAGGTCGAAATCATCAGCGGCCCGATCTACAGCGGCGGCGTGGTCGAACTGACCGAATATGAAGCCCAACAGGCTGCCCGGTCAGGTTCCGTGAAAACGGTCACCCCGAATCTCACGGTATCGGTGCAGGCACCGGAACAGCCGGCGTCGCTCACCGAGGCGAAGACAACACCGTGGAACCTCAGCAGAGTTAACCAACGAAAGCTGCCACTAGACAATATGTACAAACCCTTCGGGCAAGGGGATGGAGTTCACGCGTACATCGTGGATTCGGGAGTCAATCTGAGCTTGCCGCAGTTTCAGGGGCGTGTCGGCCGCAGCGCTTTCGTTCCTGCCGCCGGGGCCAACGCAGAAGATTGCAACGGTCACGGTACTCACGTGGCGGGCACTGTGGCGTCAAGTTCCTATGGCGTGGCCACCGGAGCGATCATTCACTCTGTGCGGGTGCTCAACTGCGCGGGCAGTGGCACCATCGCTGATGTCATCAGTGGCCTGAACTGGGTAGCCGCCAATGTTGAACGCCCAGCGATTGTTAACGCGAGTCTCGGAGTTCCCGGCCGCTACGAGGCATTGGACACTGCGGTGAAAGATCTGCGTGCCATGGGAATCCTGATGGTCGTTGCCGCAGGGAACGATGGCGGAAACTCCTGTAACTTCTCGTTCGCCGGATCTCCTGGTGTGGTGACCGTCGGCGCAACAAGTCAGAGCGATGCAGCAACTAAATTCTCCAACAGTGGCTCGTGTCTCGACGTGTGGGCACCTGGAGACGATATTCCTTCGTTGTCGATGACCGGCGGAACGTCGATCCGCAGTGGCACGTCGATGGCTGCGCCAGCAGTAGTAGGCGTGGCAGCGATCCTATGGGGCCAAAATCCCAACCTGGGGCCAGTGGACATCGAACGCAGCATCCTCGAAACCGCGACCAACAACGTCGTTGATGAATCGTCTTCTGCGCAACCGAGCCCAAACAAGATGGTCTATGTAGCGCGCGCGTTGACGGCGCCTGACAAAGTCAAGAAGTTGAAGATCGCCAAGGCCAAAAGCAAGAGCATCAAAGTCACCTGGAAAGAACCAGCAGACACTGGCGGTACCGCCATCAAGAAGTATCAGACTCGAATCAAAAAAGGCTCGAAGTGGACCTCATGGAAGTCCCAAAAGCCGAAGGCCGATAAGAAATCCAAATTCGCTAAGACTTGGGATGGCCTGAAGTCAGGAAAAAAGGTCGTCATGCAGGTCCGAGCCAAAAATGGACAGGGGATGGGCCCCGCCGCCAAGGTTAAAGGTAAGACTAAGAAATAGCGCGTCGGTCCTTTTGCTGCCCGCAATGGTTGACCTCGTCCCGCGATCTCGCACTGTGATTGGAATACTCGCCTCGTGACTCCCTGGTTTCTGCTCCTGCTGGTGGTGTTGCTTCTCGGGCTGCAGGCAATCTTTGTGGCGGCAGAGTTCAGTCTCGTAACTTTGGACCGCTCCTCGGTCGAGTCCGATGCTGAGGAGGGCGATCGCAAGGCCCGGGGGGTTCTCGCCGGCCTACGCAGTCTCTCGACGCAACTGTCCGGGGCTCAGGTCGGCATCACCATCACATCCCTGATTGTGGGCTATCTGGCGGAACCGGCTATCGCCGAACTGCTCCGGACCCCGATGGCTGCGCTCGGTCTTCCCGAGCAATCATCGCTTGCCATCAGTTTGGCGCTGGCCTTGATCATCGCGACTGCGGCCCAAATGGTTCTGGGCGAACTCATTCCCAAGAACGCTGCTATTGCCCAACCGCGCCGAGTGGCTGAACTCGTCACCCCAGCACAGCGATTCTTCACAAAATTGTGCACCCCCGTCATTTGGGTAACAAATGGCACCGCTAACTGGCTACTACGTCGTATGGGGATTGAACCTGTCGAGGAACTCGCTAGCGCTCGCAGCCCACAAGAGCTCGCCTCACTGGTGCGGCACTCCGGCGCCTCGGGGACGCTCCCTTCGGGGACTGCCGTCCTGATCGATCGCACGTTGCGCTTTGGTGATCACACGGCTGAGGACGTGATGACTCCTCGCACTCGGCTGGAGGTCGTCCAGCGGTCACAGCCGGTTGCGGAGATTCTCCAGTTGAGTCGCAAAACTGGTCTGTCCCGCTTCCCCGTCATCGGCGCCGATGGTCTCGATGATGTGGTTGGCGTCGCGTCGCTGCGCGACGCGTTGCGAGTTCCGACTTCAGATCGTGGTCGGGCCACCGTGGGTTCGGTCATGTCGGCGGTAGCCCGAGTCCCGGAGTCGTTGGAGCTAGGTGGTCTGCTGCGGTTGGTTCGAACCGGCAACCATCTCGTCTTGGTGGTTGACGAGTACGGCGGTACTGCCGGCATTGCCACGCTGGAGGACCTCGTGGAAGAACTTGTCGGCGAAGTGGCCGATGAGTACGACCGTCCGGCGTTGCGCAGTCGTCGATACCAGGACGGTAGTTGGCTGCTGTCTGGTCTGCTACGTCCTGAGGAAATGCGTGAACTAGGTGTCCCGACCGCGGATGATCCTGACTATGAAACGCTCGCGGGTCTGATCATGAAGGACCTCGGTCGAGTGGCAAATAGTGGTGACCAGGTCAAGATCCCCGGCTGGCTACTGACCGTGCACGGCATGGACGGTCGCCGGATCGATGCTGTAGTGGCGGTGCCGCAGCCGGAATCCGCGCCTGACGCTGGCACTGAACCCGAAAGCGGGGAGCAGCAGTCATGACCGCATTGTGGATCGGAGTCGCGCTGCTCCTCGGGAACGCGTTTTTTGTGGGTGCGGAGTTCGCCATCATCTCAGCCCGGCGAAGTCAGATAGAGCCGCTTGCGGAAGACGGAGATCGCCGAGCTCGACTGACATTGCGGGGGATGGAGTCGGTGTCCCTGATGCTGGCT
This window of the Actinomycetes bacterium genome carries:
- a CDS encoding lysine 2,3-aminomutase; this translates as MAEVETTRFQPITLANISKAPQWAMLDDELREAVQVVGQVLPFRTNSYVMDALIDWSRVPDDPIFQLVFPQPGMLSEENYRAVADRLASGAAPKEIKGLVSEIRAELNPHPAGQQTDNVPMLDGEEVPGVQHKYRETMLFFPSQGQTCHAYCTFCFRWAQFVGDPSLRFKNNDAEQLCNYLAEHREISDLLFTGGDPMIMKASVFARYIDALLADPRLEHVQTVRIGTKSVGYWPQRFVSDDDADEMLALFDRIVASGRTLAVMGHYSHPVELSTEVSRAAVSRIRATGANIRMQSPLIRHVNDDVTAWQELWKTGVRLGCIPYYMFVERDTGARNYFELPLVDCWNTFREAYSGVSGIARTVRGPSMSAWPGKVHVLGVRDVAGEQAFVLEYLQCRRPELVKQPFFAKFDPNATWFDQLQPLSPADAPMFPQNWPSEPEPVRNITTELPVLVN
- a CDS encoding S8 family serine peptidase codes for the protein MSFMGLASAAITASLLVAGTPAVASPSAADRGSGPPLAAAAAEGPDSSQGNYLVELASDPPDSMRRVLRTSGVYVDPEQVEIISGPIYSGGVVELTEYEAQQAARSGSVKTVTPNLTVSVQAPEQPASLTEAKTTPWNLSRVNQRKLPLDNMYKPFGQGDGVHAYIVDSGVNLSLPQFQGRVGRSAFVPAAGANAEDCNGHGTHVAGTVASSSYGVATGAIIHSVRVLNCAGSGTIADVISGLNWVAANVERPAIVNASLGVPGRYEALDTAVKDLRAMGILMVVAAGNDGGNSCNFSFAGSPGVVTVGATSQSDAATKFSNSGSCLDVWAPGDDIPSLSMTGGTSIRSGTSMAAPAVVGVAAILWGQNPNLGPVDIERSILETATNNVVDESSSAQPSPNKMVYVARALTAPDKVKKLKIAKAKSKSIKVTWKEPADTGGTAIKKYQTRIKKGSKWTSWKSQKPKADKKSKFAKTWDGLKSGKKVVMQVRAKNGQGMGPAAKVKGKTKK
- a CDS encoding hemolysin family protein → MTPWFLLLLVVLLLGLQAIFVAAEFSLVTLDRSSVESDAEEGDRKARGVLAGLRSLSTQLSGAQVGITITSLIVGYLAEPAIAELLRTPMAALGLPEQSSLAISLALALIIATAAQMVLGELIPKNAAIAQPRRVAELVTPAQRFFTKLCTPVIWVTNGTANWLLRRMGIEPVEELASARSPQELASLVRHSGASGTLPSGTAVLIDRTLRFGDHTAEDVMTPRTRLEVVQRSQPVAEILQLSRKTGLSRFPVIGADGLDDVVGVASLRDALRVPTSDRGRATVGSVMSAVARVPESLELGGLLRLVRTGNHLVLVVDEYGGTAGIATLEDLVEELVGEVADEYDRPALRSRRYQDGSWLLSGLLRPEEMRELGVPTADDPDYETLAGLIMKDLGRVANSGDQVKIPGWLLTVHGMDGRRIDAVVAVPQPESAPDAGTEPESGEQQS
- a CDS encoding thioesterase family protein — its product is MARLSLTQVDRDIFTGWCHSGSPLRAFGGQVAAQALVAAGRTVPDPERRVHSLHAYFLRPGRTTDHIVYMVDRPRDGRSFSTRRIRAVQYGETIFTMSASFAIPQQGPAHG
- a CDS encoding M23 family metallopeptidase, translated to MPGMPAATDNQDESTDGRGQQANGNKDAAKNSDDAEENYNPAEGENLRGDRSGAGQGIDEAKARKAAELAVNKARIKLEKARATYRLDQLAAKQVNERSERWAKRAAESRRDMGNIARAAYTSGGDDLNLLATLLAAESPQEVLSGAGTAAAVAGYKHEEWLKALRAQERANDLATEAEDILDRSRNRLDRAKANVAAALELAESVNLEIAPTKKVPPVDLETKSDWVFPTGKGKISSQAGMRLHPILRYVRCHAGADITAPSGTPIFAVDDGIVLKAGSNGGYGNYTLITHGKGLSSAYAHQQVLLVKTGDRVRRGQLIGEVGSTGLSTGAHLHFEAKYHGKAYDPRGWLEDAPELRVPAC